A window of Stenotrophomonas indicatrix genomic DNA:
GAACGGAGGCACTCGGGAAGCGTTCAGCCAGTGAGCGCGAAGCAGGCTTTGCCCGGCTTCAGCCTCTACTGGCCAGCCAGTACCTTCACGATCTCGCAGGCGTCTTCGTGGGTCAGCCAGGGGCTGTTGCCCACGGTCAGGGAGCGGGCGGCGAAGTCGCGGGCATTGGGTACGTCCGCGTCTGCGACGACGCCTCGCAGATAGGCATAGTCCGGCAGGGCGTGGATGAACATGCGGCTGACACCCAGGCCGCGCTGCCACAGCGATGAAAGCGCTTTGTCGCGTGCACGTTCGCTGGGCAGCAGCAGCATCAGCATCGGCCAGGTGCCAAGAGTGCCAGGCATCCCGTCCACCACTTCAACGGCAGGCAGCGATTCCAGCTGCACGCGCAGCTGCAGCGCGCGCAGGCGGGCGGCCTGCAGGAAGGCGGGCAGGCGCTGTGCAGCGTGCGCCCCGACGTTCTGCCGCCAGCGGCTGACGCGATGCTGCGGAATAGCCAACGGAAACACATCACCCACCGCAGCTTCCAGGTCGCCACGGCGCAGGGCACGCCGCAGCGGATTTCCATACACCAACGACAGCAGGGAAGGGCGGTAGCAGGCCGCCAGGCCCAGCAGCTGCAGGCTGCGCCTCAGCTCCCAGCGCGGGTTGAAGGGCGTGTGTCCTGCGGCCTGCTCGATCAATGCCGCACGCAGTTCTTCATCACGTGTCAGCAGCAGGCCGCCCTCATGCAGGCTCAGGCCCTTGCCGGCGGCCAGGCTGAAGAAGCCGATGTCGCCGCGCAGGCCGACGCTGTTGCCGGCCACGCGTGCACCCAGTGCCTGTGCAGCGTCCTCGATCACCCACGCACCGACGCGGTGCGCAATGGCACATGCGCGATCAACATCGGCGATGCGCCCGCCCAGATGCGTGGGCACGATCGCCAGCGTGCGTGCATCGGCTGCGGCGTGCAGCGCCACCGGGTCGAAATCGAAATGGTCGCGGCGGGTATCGCACAGGTGTATGCGCAGGCCGAGGCTGTGCACGGCAATCGGTACCAGCGGACAGGTATAGGCCGGCAGGATCACGGTATCGCGCTGCGGCGCGCGCCTGCGCAGGGTGCGCAGGGCAATCAGCAGGGCATGGGTGCCCGAGCAGGTCAGCTGCAGCGGCGGCGTGCCCAGCTGCCCGGCGAGAATCGTGCACAGGTCGCCGCCACCGGGAAGGAAATCGCTGGCCTGCAGGGGCAGGCCAGCGGTGGGAGGCAACTCGCGCGACAGCAGGCTCACGGGGCTGCTTCGGTAACTGCATGCGGATCATCCGCCTCGGCACGGCCCAGGCAGATGATGCCGGCCACGATCAGCACCGCACCGATCAGGTGATGCAGCGTCAACGGTTCGTGCAGCAGCCACGCCGACAGCAGCAGCACGCTGATCACTTCCAGGTGCGAGGCCGCGAACGCAGGGCCGATCGGCGCGTGCCGCAGAAGGCTCATCCAGGTGAAGAACGCGCCGACGTAACCGAGCATCGCGCCGTATACCCAGGGCTGTGACAGCACGCGCAGAAGCCATGCGCTGTTGGCCTCGACCGGCAGCGCGGCGTCGCCGGCGTACTTGAAGCACAGCTGGGCGAGGGTGTCGAAGGCCATCAGCAGCGGAAACCCGACCAGGTACAGCCGCCTCATGTTCCGGCTCCGACCACGGCAACGCCAGCGCTGACCAGCAGCATGCCGGTCACCCGCAACGGCGTCAGCCGCTCGCGGAACAGGATGCGGCCGGCCACCATCAGCGCGACGATGTTGATCGAGCCGAGCAGCACGCCCTGTGACAACGGCACCAGCGACAGGAAAGCGATCCAGGCGACGAATTCGAGCACATAGCAGGCGATGCCCAGCCACAGCCAGGGACGGCCGAACATGTGTTTCCAGCGCTGCAGGCCTTCGCCATCCTGCGGGTCGCTGGCGGCAGCCTTGAAGGCCAACTGGCCGCCGGTATCGAGCACCACGTTGACCAGCCACAGCAGGGTCGCAAGCGATCCCATCTCAGGCGACCGCCTGCAGCACGCCCGCACGTTCGCCGATGTCGCTGAAGAAGCGCGCGCTGCGGCGGATCACCTCGCGCCGTTCGCGATCGATGGTGATCATGTGGTAACTGTCTTCCAGCACCACCAGTTCGGTCGGGCCGCTGACGCGCGAGATCACCAGTTCGGCATTGCCCATGCTGGCCACGTCGTCCTCGCGGGCATGCATCACCAGGCATGGTGCCGTGACCTGATGCAGGTGACGGCGCGTCCAGGTGCTCAGTGCACGCATTTCGGCCAAGGCATGCCACGGGTTGCCTGGCAGGCCGGCAGCGGCACTGTCACCAGAGAGCATGGCGGCGCTGACCTGCGCACGCAGGCGCTCGTCGCGCAGGCCGTACGGCGGCTCTTCCATGAACATGCGGTCGCGGCCGATGCCCAGGCGCTTGAACCACGGCAGCAGGAACGAGAAGCGTGCGACCGCCGGAATGTTCCAGCCGTCGTAGCGGAAGGTGGCGCCGTACACCCCCACGCCGGAGACCCAGTCCGGCCGCCGCGCGGCCAGCGCCAGCGCCAGCACCGCCCCCATCGACAGCCCGCCGACGAACAGCTGGTCGACCTTGCCACGCAGGTCCGCCGCCGCGTCTTCCACGCCCTGATACCACTGTTCCCAACGGGTCTGCAGCAGGTCCTCGACGCTGCCGCAGTGGCCGGGCAACTGCACGCCATGCACGCTGAAGCCCGCGTTGTTCAGCCCTTTGCCCAGCATGCGCATTTCGGCGGGCGTGCCGGTCAGGCCATGGATCAGCAGGACACCCTGCGGGCCACCGGGAAGAAAGAACTCATGGGATGCAGGCACCAGTCGGCTCCAGCGCGGCAGTCGGGAAGGTCAGCATCGCAAGCGCGATTTTCGGCAACCTTTCAACGGTCCGTCTGGATCAAGGGCCCTTCAGCAACGGTATGGTGATGGACACCTTCAGGCCACCGCCGGGACGGTTGAGGTAGCCCAGGCGTCCGCCCAGGTGCTCGACGGCCTCATGGGCGATGGCCAGGCCCAGGCCGGTGCCGCTGGCTGCAGTGCCGGGCGCACGGAAGAAGCGCTCCCCCAGCCGCGACATCACGTCCTCGGGCACGCCCGGGCCATTGTCTTCGACGTACAGCTCGACATCGTTGTCGTCCAGGGCCTGCACGCCGACGGTGACGGTCGCCTCCGCGCCGGCGTAGCGCAGGGCGTTGTCGATAAGATTGTCCAGCGCCTCGTGCAGCAGTGCGCCGTTGCCCAGTATCCGCACCGGCTGCTGCGGACCCAGGTAGCCCAGGTCGATGCCATCGCGGATCGCTTCGGGCACGCGCATGCCCACCCATTGCGGCACCAGCTCGGACACATCCAGCGCCTCCACCGTCTCCGGCACGGTCTGTGCCCGGCTCAACGCCAGCAGCTGGGTGCTGACGCGGGCGGTGCGCTGGTTGAGCCGGCGGATGTTCTGCAGCGCTTCACGCACGGTCTCTGGATCGCCGTGCGCCAGGGCTTGGTCCACGTGCAGTGCCATGCCCGCCAGCGGCGAGCGCAACTGGTGGGCGGCATCGGCAATGAAGCGGTTCTGCAGCGTGATCATTTCCGCCTGCCGCGCGAACAGGCCATCGATGGTGCTGATCAGGGGCTGGATTTCCTCGGGCACGTCGGCATCGGAAATCGGTGCCAGCTCGCCGCGGCGCTGGGCCAGGCGCGAGGTCAGCGGGGTCAGGATACGCAGGCCGTGGGTGACGCCGAACCAGACCAGCGCGGCCATTCCCAGCGCCAGCATGGCCATCAGCGGAATGACGATCATCAGGATTTCGCGCGCACGCTGGCGGCGGTCGGCCATGCTTTCGGCCACGGTCACCGCCAGCTGGTCCTGCGGATCGTTCATCGCCTGGGTGCAGACCGTCGACATGCGCACCTGCTGGCCGTTCAACTCGCCTTCGTACAGCGCCGGGTGCGTGCCGCTGCAGTCCTGCGAGGGCGCATAGGCGCTGAAATCTGCGTTGCCGGCGATGGTGCCCAAGCGGCTGCTGTCGACGTTGAAGTAGCGATGACCGTCGGGGTCGTACTCGATCAGAAAACGTGCCTGCGGAGACAGGTCGCTGCTGACCGGCATCGTGCTGAGCATCTGTGCGAACGACACGGTGTCATCGGTCAGGTTGCGGTCGTGGATGCGGTTGGAGTAGTCCAGCGCCACGTAGTAGGCCAGCAGCGTGTTGAAGGTCAGCAGGCCCAGCATCGGCAACGCCAGGAAGGCGAGCAGGCGCCGGCGCAGGCTGGGCGGTCCGCTGATCACGCGCTGGCGTCTTCCAGCATGTAGCCCAGCCCGCGCACCGTGCGGATGCCCATGCCGCCCGGCTGCAGCTTGCGGCGCAGGCGGTGCAGGGCGATGTCCAGGCCGTTGTCGGTCAGGTCCTGGCCCCAGTCGCACAGGGCCTCCACCAGCTGCGCGCGCGAGACGATGCGCTCGGCACGCACCGCCAGGGCGGACAGCAGGCCGAACTCGCGCGCGGTCAGTTCCAGCGTCTGCTCGTCTATCCACACCCGGTGGCCGGTCAGGTCCAGGCGCAGCCGGCCGATGCGCAGGTCGGGGTTGCCGTTGCTGGTGACCCGGCGCAACTGCGCGCGCACGCGTGCTTCGAATTCGTCCAGGGCGAAGGGCTTGACCAGGTAGTCGTCGGCTCCCAGGTCGAGCACGCGCACGCGCTCGGCCAGGCCATCGCGTGCGGTGACCACCAGCACGGCCAGGCCATCGCCGCGCTGGCGCAACCGCTGCAGCACATCGCGGCCGTCCAGCTGGGGCAGGCCAAGGTCCAGCACCAGCAGCGCGTACTGGGTGGAGTTCAGGGCGGCATCGGCATGCGCGCCGTTGTCCACGTGGTCGACCACGTGGCCCTGCCGGCGCATCGAGGCGCACAGGCCAGAGGCGATGTCCGGATCGTCTTCTGCGATGAGTACGCGCATGCGCGGGGCTCCTGGGGGCGGATGGGCCGCCCGCTGGACAGGGCGGGCCTCTCGGCTGCCGAGGGTAGCGGCAAACGGGGTGGAGGTGGCAGGCGTGGGGGGGCCAGGCGCACCCGGCGCTGGCCGTTCGTTCAGTCCTGCAGGCCAGGCTGGCCCTTGGCCAGCGGCACCCGCGATCCGTCCAGCAGGCCGCGGCTGAGCGTGCCGTCCTCGATGAACAGCAGTTCGCCGTTCTCGCCATTCTTGATGCTGCTGTCGATGGCAATCACGCGGCCGTCGTGGAAGCTGCTGACGTGTGGCATCGAGGTGTGGCCGACCACGATGCGCTTGAGCTGGAGACGGTCGAGCACCGCCTGCACGCCCTGGCTGTCCAGGCGCCCGTCGAAGTAGCCGCGGTACCAGATTGGGCTGGTCTTGCCGTCGTACAACGGTGCGGTGGCGGGGTCTGCCTTCACCTCGGCCTTGGGAATGCCCAGCGAGGCCTGGTAGGCGGCATTGGTGTGGGCCGGGTCCAATGCCATCTGCACCGCGTCGGGCGAGATGCCGCCATGCAGGAACAGGGTATCGCCGATCTGCAGCAGCACCGGCCGCGTGCGCAGCCACTGGCCGATCACCGAGTCGGCACCATACAGCTGCGGATAGCTGCGACCGAGCAGCTGCGCGCTGCGCAGGTATTTCGGATTGACGTAACGCAGGTCGTCGTACAGCACCATGGTCTCGTGGTTGCCGAGCACGAAATGCACCGCGCCACCGGCGGCGGCCGCCTGCTGCTGCAGGCCATACAGCAGCCAGAACGCTTCGGTCACCTGCGGGCCGCGATCGAACACGTCGCCGGCGATCACCAGCGTATCCGTGCCCAGTGCCCAGCGGTCCTGCGTGTCGATCACCCGGTTGGCGCGCAGCAGGCGGACCAGCAGCGCGTACTGGCCGTGGATGTCGGACACGGCGACGATGCGTGGCACGGCCGGCAGTATCGATGCCGACGGCGCGTTCGGCGGCAGCACATGCACCGCATGCGGGTAGCCGCAGCGCGCGGCAACCTCAGTGCCATCGGTGCCGGCCTGCACGCTGTGGGTTTCCACCTGGTCCTGGCAGATCCACTGCGCTTTCAGCTGCGCGCCCTCACGGAACAGGTAAGGGCCGTCGCTGTCCACGTGCTCTGCAGGTGCTGCCACGTCGCGGGCAGAGGCCAGTGGTGCGGCCAGCAGCAGGACCAGTGGCAGCAGGATCGACAGGGTTCGGGCGTGGTTCGGCATCGGCGGCATCCAGCGGCAGGAGACGAGCGATGCTAACCCCCCACGAACGCCACCGGTGTGCGCGAACGGGCGGATCAGGCCCGGCCGCCTCCCCCCTTGAGCTTGCGCACGCGGGTATCGGCGGGGCGCACGGGCTGGCCGTCACGGCCATGGGGTTGCATGTAGGGCAGTGGCCGGCGGCTGCTGGATTCGATCAGTTGCGAGTGCGCTTCGCCAGCAGCGAAGCAATGCCGTTCTCCCCATTGGCGCAGGGCCACCAGCAGCGGGAACAGGTCCTGGCCGGCCGCGGTCAGCACATAGTCGTGGTAGGCGCTGCCATCGGCGGCGGGCTGCTGCACCAGCAGCCCCGCCTCGACCAGGCGCCGCAGGCGGTCGCTGAGGATGTTGCGCGCCGCGCCCAGGCTGCGCTGGAAATCGCCAAAGCGACTGACGCCATCGAAGGCATCGCGGATGACCAGCAACGCCCAGCGGTCGCCGAGCAGATCGGCGCTGCGGGCCACGGGGCAGGGGCTGTTGGCGTGCATGGCGGACTCCCTCGATTGTGGTTGCAGTTTAAAACTAGTGGCGCTACTGTGCACCTGGTTTCAAAATGCAACCACACTGATGATGCCTTCGCTGTCCCGCCCCGTGTTGGGCCTGCTCGCCATTGCTGCCGGTGCCAGCGTGGCCAATGTCTATTTCGCGCAGCCGCTGCTGGAGCGCCTGGCCCACGATTTCGCCCTGGATGCCGCCGTGGCCGGTGCAGTGCTGGCTGCCACCCAGGCCGGCAGCGTGCTGGCCCTGCTCGGGCTGCTGCCGTTGGCCGACCGTGGCGACCGCCGTCGACTGCTGCGGGTGCAACTGCTGGCGCTGGTGGTGGCGCTGCTATGGCTGGCCGCCGCCCGCAGTACCGCGTGGTTGCTGTCGGGCATGCTGCTGGCGGGTCTGCTGGGTACCGCGCTCACCCAGGGACTGATCGCCTACGCCGCCAACCTCGCTGCACCGGAGCAACGTGGGCGGGTGGTCGGCATGGTCCAGGGCGGCGTGTTCATCGGCCTGCTGTCGGCACGCGTGGTCTCAGGTGCGGTAGCCGCCGTAGCGGGATGGCGCGCGGTGTACCTGCTGTCGGCATTGCTGATGGCGGCGCTGGCACTGCTGCTGTGGCGGCGCCTGCCGCACGTGCCGGTGCCCGCAA
This region includes:
- a CDS encoding alpha/beta hydrolase; amino-acid sequence: MPASHEFFLPGGPQGVLLIHGLTGTPAEMRMLGKGLNNAGFSVHGVQLPGHCGSVEDLLQTRWEQWYQGVEDAAADLRGKVDQLFVGGLSMGAVLALALAARRPDWVSGVGVYGATFRYDGWNIPAVARFSFLLPWFKRLGIGRDRMFMEEPPYGLRDERLRAQVSAAMLSGDSAAAGLPGNPWHALAEMRALSTWTRRHLHQVTAPCLVMHAREDDVASMGNAELVISRVSGPTELVVLEDSYHMITIDRERREVIRRSARFFSDIGERAGVLQAVA
- a CDS encoding response regulator, which codes for MRVLIAEDDPDIASGLCASMRRQGHVVDHVDNGAHADAALNSTQYALLVLDLGLPQLDGRDVLQRLRQRGDGLAVLVVTARDGLAERVRVLDLGADDYLVKPFALDEFEARVRAQLRRVTSNGNPDLRIGRLRLDLTGHRVWIDEQTLELTAREFGLLSALAVRAERIVSRAQLVEALCDWGQDLTDNGLDIALHRLRRKLQPGGMGIRTVRGLGYMLEDASA
- a CDS encoding metallophosphoesterase, which codes for MPNHARTLSILLPLVLLLAAPLASARDVAAPAEHVDSDGPYLFREGAQLKAQWICQDQVETHSVQAGTDGTEVAARCGYPHAVHVLPPNAPSASILPAVPRIVAVSDIHGQYALLVRLLRANRVIDTQDRWALGTDTLVIAGDVFDRGPQVTEAFWLLYGLQQQAAAAGGAVHFVLGNHETMVLYDDLRYVNPKYLRSAQLLGRSYPQLYGADSVIGQWLRTRPVLLQIGDTLFLHGGISPDAVQMALDPAHTNAAYQASLGIPKAEVKADPATAPLYDGKTSPIWYRGYFDGRLDSQGVQAVLDRLQLKRIVVGHTSMPHVSSFHDGRVIAIDSSIKNGENGELLFIEDGTLSRGLLDGSRVPLAKGQPGLQD
- a CDS encoding sensor histidine kinase, which codes for MISGPPSLRRRLLAFLALPMLGLLTFNTLLAYYVALDYSNRIHDRNLTDDTVSFAQMLSTMPVSSDLSPQARFLIEYDPDGHRYFNVDSSRLGTIAGNADFSAYAPSQDCSGTHPALYEGELNGQQVRMSTVCTQAMNDPQDQLAVTVAESMADRRQRAREILMIVIPLMAMLALGMAALVWFGVTHGLRILTPLTSRLAQRRGELAPISDADVPEEIQPLISTIDGLFARQAEMITLQNRFIADAAHQLRSPLAGMALHVDQALAHGDPETVREALQNIRRLNQRTARVSTQLLALSRAQTVPETVEALDVSELVPQWVGMRVPEAIRDGIDLGYLGPQQPVRILGNGALLHEALDNLIDNALRYAGAEATVTVGVQALDDNDVELYVEDNGPGVPEDVMSRLGERFFRAPGTAASGTGLGLAIAHEAVEHLGGRLGYLNRPGGGLKVSITIPLLKGP
- a CDS encoding winged helix-turn-helix transcriptional regulator; its protein translation is MHANSPCPVARSADLLGDRWALLVIRDAFDGVSRFGDFQRSLGAARNILSDRLRRLVEAGLLVQQPAADGSAYHDYVLTAAGQDLFPLLVALRQWGERHCFAAGEAHSQLIESSSRRPLPYMQPHGRDGQPVRPADTRVRKLKGGGGRA
- a CDS encoding DegT/DnrJ/EryC1/StrS family aminotransferase, whose amino-acid sequence is MSLLSRELPPTAGLPLQASDFLPGGGDLCTILAGQLGTPPLQLTCSGTHALLIALRTLRRRAPQRDTVILPAYTCPLVPIAVHSLGLRIHLCDTRRDHFDFDPVALHAAADARTLAIVPTHLGGRIADVDRACAIAHRVGAWVIEDAAQALGARVAGNSVGLRGDIGFFSLAAGKGLSLHEGGLLLTRDEELRAALIEQAAGHTPFNPRWELRRSLQLLGLAACYRPSLLSLVYGNPLRRALRRGDLEAAVGDVFPLAIPQHRVSRWRQNVGAHAAQRLPAFLQAARLRALQLRVQLESLPAVEVVDGMPGTLGTWPMLMLLLPSERARDKALSSLWQRGLGVSRMFIHALPDYAYLRGVVADADVPNARDFAARSLTVGNSPWLTHEDACEIVKVLAGQ
- a CDS encoding DMT family transporter produces the protein MRRLYLVGFPLLMAFDTLAQLCFKYAGDAALPVEANSAWLLRVLSQPWVYGAMLGYVGAFFTWMSLLRHAPIGPAFAASHLEVISVLLLSAWLLHEPLTLHHLIGAVLIVAGIICLGRAEADDPHAVTEAAP
- a CDS encoding EamA family transporter encodes the protein MGSLATLLWLVNVVLDTGGQLAFKAAASDPQDGEGLQRWKHMFGRPWLWLGIACYVLEFVAWIAFLSLVPLSQGVLLGSINIVALMVAGRILFRERLTPLRVTGMLLVSAGVAVVGAGT